The region tactcttacacCCTACCCTCTACTTCGCTCTACAACTCTGCGTCCTCTAAACCTACCTTATCTTATAAAAATTCTATTCTAACTCTCTTTCTAACCCTTTACCTCTAcctctcttgtattttctttctctacccTCCTTTTGCGCCCCTAAATCCCGCCCCCTCTTACCTATTTACCCCTAACATATAATCCTCTCTTATattctcttctactactctcgccTTTGCATCTTCCTTACCGCAACCGGCGGCCTTCTTTAAACTCtacctcttttcctcttttcctctgccctaTGCTCTTGCTTTACGCTTCTGCCTACTCTGAAACCCCTCTTTCTTATTTTCTAGTAAACTCTCTTATATTTCCTCCTCTCTAAAACCCCCTATATATTATTTACTATCCACTTTATTATTCTTAACTCTTTTTACTTACTTTCTCTAGTTATCTTCTTATACTATAATACCTAACCCTCTttaccctccctgatcctctctaccctccctgatcctctctaccctccctgatcctctctaccctccctgatcctctctaccctccctgacccttcctctccctgacccttcctctcTCTACCCCTAACCCCTTTAACCGCGCCCTCCACTACTCTCTTACCTCCCTCTACCCTACCTCTTCCTCTATTAACCCCCCTATTAATACTCTGTTACACTATCAATTTGCGTCTCGTACTATCCAATACTGCCCCGAACAATTCCTCTCCTACCCCTTACATTTCTCCTGCCTAACTCCCTACTAAATACATAACGAATAACCCTTATACAAATCTACTCTAACACAATCTTAACTGCTTCTTTTGTAtttctcctccccgtcactaACATCTCCCTATTTTGTCCTCGCTTTGCTTATCACCCGCCCTTCGCATATTCCCTATCTATTCCCCTACTATCCTAATTGCCTGTCTTACTACTCTACCTGCCTAAACTCCTGTTATCACTGCCGTATTAAACTCTACtacccgccttgtcgctcctgctcctactgCTCTACCCTCCTCTCTACTATATCTCCTCTTTATTACTGCTCTTTGCTGCTGTCTATCTCCTTGTCCGCTTGTCTACACACTAAAaatctctcctcctcttctttatatcTCTCTTCGCCTCCTTGCCCCTCCAAATACTTTTCTAATACTCGCCTTCTATATCTTATTACCCACTCTTTCCCCTCTACATACTACCTAACGAATTGCTCTTCTACCTTATTTTGCCTGTAATCTAATCCTCCTTTATCTCCTTATGAATATTTTTATTCTTCTATTCATTTCTTACCTATCCCTCTCTTTATTctgtaaccctaaccctttCTTCCTTCTATACCCCTAACCCTGTCTTATCTACTATAAATCCTCTTCTCCCCTTTAACCCCGCCCCCTAACGCTTTCCTACCTCCCTCTACCTAAACGCTGCCCTAATAAACCCCCGTGAATACTCCTTTATACTGTTAATTTGCATCTCTTACCTTCTAATACCGCCCCTAACAATTCCTTTCCTACTCTACCtcccaccaaaaacgcccCTAATAACCCTTAAACTGAATCGGCTCTAAAACAATCGTAATCGCTTCTTTTACACTTCccccctcccctcaccaACATCTCCCTATATTTTCCTCGCTTCGCCCATTATCCGCCCCTTTGCATATTCCCTATCCATTCCCCTACCATCCTAATTCCCTACCTcactactctacctccctaaactcctgttgccgctgctgtattcacctccgccacccgccttgtcgctcctgctcctgctcctgctgctccaACCCTCCCTGCCCCtcctcatctctcctctccaccacatccatccttcccctctctctcttctgttcctctctcttctttcctttcctcttcatctATTTCTATCTCTCCTTATTTTTAATCTAATTTACTCGCTTTTATCACTTAATCTATATAACATCTACTAAATACCCTAACTCGGAAACTTTTCCTATTGCCACTAtatcttctctcttcttccctttaCCTCGGCCTATACCCTTCTCTGCAATAACCTCTGTTGTTTATTGTTCTCCTCTATTATAAACGGCTGACTCTAATAAAACTCTCTTATTAACCTATTCGTTTCTGTACACCCTAACCCCTACTTGCTCTAAAACTGTCTTACGAATCCCTCTATTAAATTTACTTTAACTCTCTGTTCTACTAACCTCCTATCTATCCCTATGCTACTCTATTCTTGCTTCCCTATACTAATCCTAACAACCTTGCTATAAATACCCTCGAAACTAACAATCTTTTATATCTGCTGTCTAATCTCCTCCGTATctattatcttcttattgCTTGTATACACACGTTATACCATTCGCTATACTAAACACAacctaaatacttcttcaactatctcctttgcctACTACCTCTTAGTTCTCTAATACCGTTGTATATTGTGTcgcagactccgcaacaatcaatcgattgacatgattgattcctatataggttaaagaattacttcattaggcagcctttaacctagataggaatcaatcatgccgatccgattgattgttgcggagtctgttgtgtcggctctgtccttcgcctaccgccgtctatataccgcatcgcattatctactactgtcggatcgtgagtatcggtagagacgtcggctgctggacacttcggcccgacttcggcccaccttgcgcagagcttaggtataccttcgtagcagctatgttcgtagacaatcaatcaccatcaccgaacagaatgcattcctagttatcgttatttcctttcagcactagtgctatagaccttccaacactgatcagtgattgcttaaggcgatcacagacagcaaggtagaagagacagaccgcatcttcgacgaactccctgacgcacgacgttatactcccgggagaagattctgtgctaagaacagagcgaggcagagataacaCGAAGCACTCTTAACCTccctctacagctgctggTTTAGCTTAATCCGCGAACACAgagcgcgtcagcaacgcaatacaactcaaccgtacgagcgtctccggacgatccgatcacgtacaacaacaagcgctggcacgaccaaccagcgagacaacaacaccgacaacgCGTCAACACCCGCTAGCAAGATGGCGGATAACCAAAGCGAAATAAGCTCTGCAGACTCTGCTGAAGCTCAGAATCAACTACAGAATGAGCAATCAGAACACCTCTCAGACTCACCATGGGCCAAATTTACCGCGGAACAACTTATGGAAAactgtccatacacagttgcactcaaggtcatcaatacagctctctggggtgtacccgcacCGGCGGACGCAAATGAGACACACGCAACAACGTGGGTCGCTAAagctatccacgactacaatgtgtcaatggcctgggacgatgacctcttcattgactacaaatgggactttgaaggatggacgaAGGAGCTATTTAGCAAGGTTGAGCGTGGTACACTAAGGTCTCTTAAGAGTGTGCTACGACACCGGGgagtatacactggcaacaATCACGCCAGGGTGGCGGACTCTCTCTACAACATTCTAGGTATAGAGAATACTCTTGAATGGGAACCAGCagagtttcgagccatgaaATTCGACCAACAGTCCGAAGCGTACCAGCGCCAGCAGAGCAATAAACGCCAACAGGACACTCAGCACACAGTCTATCcagctgtacaacaaccaccgcaagtacaacaaccgccgcaattacaacaaccgccgcaattacaacagcCACCGCAAGTACCACAGCCGTCGCAATTACAACGACCGTCGCAGGGCGAGCAACAagagcagtatagagtgagacaaggcgtccAGAGCCGTTCCCAAACAATAGAGCCACAACAGCCGCTACACATGAGCGGTACGCTGGAAGGGCCTCAGCATCGACAACTGTGGGAGCAGGCCGCGCAGCCGCAACAAGGGCGTGCGCAACTACAGACACGGCCGCCAGCGACTGCATATCGCGAAGTCACGCCATTTCCGCAACAGCCAACGAACCGCGTCCCTAACAGACCACCCGAACTACCATAcgacccgtacaagacgctaccgccgcgatggtccCGCAACGATCGACTCGACGCTaatacgatcacgcagttctctaagctatgggacaatagcaacaagtatacagggaatgcgtacgatctcctagacgataagatcaagatcttcttcagcatc is a window of Pyrenophora tritici-repentis strain M4 chromosome 2, whole genome shotgun sequence DNA encoding:
- a CDS encoding Med15 multi-domain protein, giving the protein MADNQSEISSADSAEAQNQLQNEQSEHLSDSPWAKFTAEQLMENCPYTVALKVINTALWGVPAPADANETHATTWVAKAIHDYNVSMAWDDDLFIDYKWDFEGWTKELFSKVERGTLRSLKSVLRHRGVYTGNNHARVADSLYNILGIENTLEWEPAEFRAMKFDQQSEAYQRQQSNKRQQDTQHTVYPAVQQPPQVQQPPQLQQPPQLQQPPQVPQPSQLQRPSQGEQQEQYRVRQGVQSRSQTIEPQQPLHMSGTLEGPQHRQLWEQAAQPQQGRAQLQTRPPATAYREVTPFPQQPTNRVPNRPPELPYDPYKTLPPRWSRNDRLDANTITQFSKLWDNSNKYTGNAYDLLDDKIKIFFSICWQVDIQEEQFHAVFPRILTGRAETFYIQVVERDDSFADAYMAIKNHFDHDVHHQHYYTDWTTTTFARTRTENPDKGLHEVLQILLDKLQLCQRALGKNFEGEDALRTTVINACRGVPELEMALFKPATICEGLFSDLRSAVETHLARQHTAQMVTEDQYYLDRRYNGNGRIRGGSRGGGGFRGGSRGAYRGGEQRDDNGRGFKPRWRKKCFVCQKEGCWSTNHTDEERKAAPPQGLLRTSCRIRRDRAH